The segment TTCAAAAATCTCTTtatggcctcaaataggctcctcgagcTTAGTATGCCAAGATAGAATCATTCTTTTTGGCAGTTGGTTTCAACCGATACCATTTTAATCCAAACATATACATTTTGTAATATGATGACACTCTCACATTTATGGTTCTCTATGTTGacttgatcacagggagtcactcatccaccatcaaggcaatgaaaactactctacatgatagagtttagggtttagggtttagggtttattccaATTAGAAAGCCTAcagtcatcttttgtgataatcaaagtgctatatagatctcaagaaatctaattcatcaccagaggatgaaaGACATtcagatacatatgcactacattcgagagttgatttaggaaggcatcattgatcttaaatgttgttctaCATTAAAGCAGACTGtggacatattcaccaaacccttcaccgaaagcaagttccttcatttgtgatcttTGCTCGGGGTGCAATAGGTATCTACTTTAGGAGGGGATTCTTAGTCCTGCATTCTCTCTCTCTACTCTTGGTGGGGGGGGCGTAGGGGAGGGGAAAGGGGACATTTTATCTCTCTATTTAgcgggggggctattcctcttatagagggggcttcttcttttgggggagggggagaggggttTGCTATGTAcataggtacctaacatggcctcatctATGGgaacccatcttttcacccacctaagctacacttaagCAACGATGTTAGTGTAGATTTTTTGGTTTTCTTATATTAGGGGctgtttatttttcctacacattatttaaacttgcttaggttattaagattggttaatatgaggacacatggtgaaaCGTTTTAGCTACATGTGTCACTCTTTTGGCTTATGAGGTAgatgggtttctcaccctcttttggctttatatgccacctttcataactcctttcttgtcttcatgtaaggaggttgtgtcacatgttttggcattttaccaaataggtaaaaactccCACTTTGTATAGGgtggagttaatgcacctcttggatgtatacGCCCTTATTTTTAGTATATATTGAGCACTCTCTTCTCACTTTCACTAGTGCAATGATAGTATTGAgtcttttcaaaattatttttttgtcatttcaaATTTCTCCATTCAACGATTTTGATATTCAATCAtctattgcttggagttgcatgtgattaTGACCAGCATCAAAACTTGGCTTGGTTCTTGCTTCTCACTTTCACTAGTTCAATAATAGTATTGAGTCTTTTCAAAATTCTCTTTTTGTCATTTCAAATTTCTCTTCATTCAGcgattttgatcttcaatcatctattgcttggagttgcatgtgatctatgaccagcATCAAAACTTGGCTTGGTTCTTGCTTCCAAAGGGTGCGAGGGGGATTTTATCTCTCTATTTAGGGGAGATTGTTCCTCTTATAAAGGgggcttcttcttttttttctttttttttgggtgGGAGGAGGGTCCCATGGCCTCATCTGTGGGGACctatcttttcacccacctaacaTACGTTTAAGCatgggtgttagtgtaggttttttgttTTCCTTATATTAGGGGATATTTATTTCTCCTACACATTATTCAAACTTGCTTAAGTTATTAAGATTGGTTAACATGAGGACACATGGTGAAACACTTCAACTACATGTGTCAATCTCCCCCAAACATGGGTAGTTGAATTACAcaacctcttttggcttgttgtgtaaGTGGTTATGGAGTAGTTCAATTTCTCACCTTCTTTTGGCTTTACATGCCACCTTTCataacttttttcttgtctcatgtAAACGGGTTGTGCCACATCTTTTGACATTTTAAGAATTAGGTAAAACctgagttaatgcacctcttggatatATATGCCCTCATTTGGCTATATATCGAACACTCCTCTCACCTTCACTACATCAATGATAGCATGAGGTTTAGTGCTCTAACTCTATCAAGGCCTTTCGATGTTCTCAATGTTAGTTTTGGATGTTCTCAATGTTAGTTCAAGATTATGACCCACTGCAACCATCTCTTTACACCATTCAATAATGAATGCCTCTTCTACATTGGGACTTATAAGAGCTTAGGGTACACAAAGTTAGGATGGGCAGCTACCAAGTACCCTATAAAAGACATAAAAATTAGTAAACAAgttaaagcaattctccatagcatTAAATGAAAGCATACTAGAGAATGAATTTGGAATAACTAGCTATAGCTTAATTATTTCTGGGACTTATAAGAGCTTAAGGTACACAAAGTTAGGATGGGCAGCTATCAAGTACCCtataaaagacaaaaaaattagTAAACAAGTTAAAGCAATTCTCCCTAGCATTAAATGAAAGCTTTAATAATTTGAAATTTTTAGGTTTGTATACTAGAGAATGAATTTGGAATAACTAGCTATAGCTTAATTATTTCTGAggcattcaaattttaaaatacagGCAAAACCAAAATGGGTACACCAGTAGAAGACCGTAAAAAGTTGACACGAGATGTGCCCAAAGCTGGAGGAAGAGAAATAATGTGAACGCAACTTTATGTATGAAACGGTTTTCAACAGGCTCAACATATCGCACGCACTCGAGCGTTGGAAGCCAAGTTTTCAAGCAAACCCTGGACCACAGCATCGAGCGGCAGCGTGAAGAACATTTAAACTGGGGTCTTTAAGGATAGGGTTTCGTAGAGATAGAAATGGAGCTGTTAAGATTTTTTAGAAATATTTTGAAATTGATGGTTTCATTAATTTACAGTTCTCAAAATTTAAGGAAGATGCTGGtcttctgaattcttgtgttgatcttctataCTTTAAAATATTGATGGAGTGCTTTCAGAAATGAAATCAAgtaaaaaaatcatttttcctctaaattttttaccTGGCAGAATCTAAATTTAGATGATTGACAAGTGGCAAATGAAATCCCTAAACTGGTGAGACAATTTCTAACTTCACCCCATTTTCACTTGCTCAAATATGTAGACCTAAAAAGTAGGAGCTcctatttttcaaaaacaaattccaaataatcccatagaaaacttttttttttcttcagagAAGCTTAAACCCCATAGGACCGGCCTTAGTAGGAGCTCTGATAGAGCACCAGAGCTTGTGGAATATTGTCGCAAAGCCGCGGCAAAAAATGTTGATAATCACAGATCAACATCAAGTTACTCTTTCATTTAAAGGGCTTGTGCGGTTTCTTGAACGAAAAAAGTTCGAATATCTGCTGTTGATGCAAAAAGCATGTATCATTTTTTAAAGCCGCAAACGAAACAGGTTAAAAAACTGCTTGGGTTTAAACCCAGTCAACAATGCTGAACTGCAGTAGTTACGAGTTGCATTGCTATGATGGAACATACAAAAGCATATCGGAGTATCATTTTCTTCATTAAGTTAATAACATAATAAAAATGGAATGCTGTGCAGCAGAGGTGATAAGAACAAACGTGCGGACAAAGGCACTACCAAAAGACAACTTTGAGATTTGTAGGAGAGAATGAATCTACAACAAATTAGCCAAAAGATATTTGCCAGGGTTGAAGTGTTGAAAATAGCAAGTAGCTTAAGATTTTTGGCTGATCAGCATACGTTTCATGCAATCGGTTTGACAAAGTACATGTAGAATGCACTCTATTTTAGAATGTAGGTGCCTGTAAACAAATAAAACATGATATATGGGCCCATGGATAGGATGTTAGCATTTTAGTAATTACTAGCTTTTTGCATAAAGTTACAACTCATCCAATTGAATTttcacgtatatatatatatatgacatatgAAATGATAATAACCAAGTGAAATTACAGATTTTCGGTTTTGAATTTTCTTTACTGTATAAATTCTAACTCTACTCCGTATTTCCAAATAAGACAGAGCTTATTAGAACATGCTTTAATTTTTCTTTAAAGGAATAGAGAAAACAGCGTGCGAACACCGTATCCCTGCAACAAAATTCATGATGCCTTAAATATTTTGCAAAAGTCCTAAAATCTAGTGCAATGTAAACAGTTGAACATTACTAGATATATTATACAAATTAGCCATCGACGATTTCAAAACCTTTCGAGGATCCGAATTGAAACCTCAAAGGCTTTGAAAATACAACAAAATCCAAGCTATTTTTCTCATGGTATCAAAACTATCAAGGCTTTCCTATACTTATTTACATAGAAAACTTAGACATCCATCTTATGCACACCAAAATTACAGAATATAGAATGCAGCAGTCTCATTATTATAGTAGCCAGCCTCTGCAAACTGCAGTATAACAAAATCTGACCCCCAACCTAGGACATGAACTTGTGTTTTGCTTAGGCAACTCCTTATATATTTACCGATCTGGATGCAAACAAGGAGACTTTGTTACAACCTGAAGTAGAATTGCTTTAACTAAAATTCTCTTAACTATACACAACATCTCACGAGAAGTGAGAATTATCTTAAAAAAAAAGTAAGTTGATCACttataccaaaaacaaacaatgaaGGCAACATTGGCATAGTTGACGTGTAAAAGATTGATCTGCTCAACGAAGGGTATTCTGGGAAACTGCTTGGCACAACTCATCCTCATTAAATAATACCCTGTGAGAAGGTAAATATCTGGAACCTGGGCGTGGCAAACCAGGTGGCTTCGTGCGGTAGAGTCGAGAAGATGGTCCTTGAAAAAGGGAAGCTGAAATCTGCCTCATTTCTGCAAGTGAAAGGCGCAATGGAGGGCGCTGGTCATGTCTAGGAGCCTTTGGGGTTAATGGACACTTTGTAAAACCAACTCCACTGATACAGTAAAAGAATATTGTCAGTATTTAAAAAAATTGCACCAGAACATTTTTGCAATTGAATGACCGAGCATTAGAAGCAGGCTTCAAGATTCTCACTCTAAGAAAGGCCAATGTTCATCAGGGCGTGGAGTTGTCAACCTTAGCATTTCTTGTCGCGATCTATCTGGTGTTGTGTAATTGAAATAGCACTGTCTAGCTACTAGAGCCTGCAGAAAGTTAAGAAAAGCCCAACCTTACTAATTTTGCATACAGCCAAGCAAAATAAGCATGAATAGAAACTCTACTTTTACCGTAAATCAAATGAAAGActgaaagaaaaaagaagaaatccTCAATGCAATAATCTTGCTAGTACTCAAATAACAAAAATACAGTTGCAGGGAACCTTTATTTTATGCGAAGCCAAAAACAACACTCGAAAAATGAAAGCAGTCATAAAACTCTAATATTCTTAGTTGTCACGTAACAGTTAATAAGAGGATGTGAACAAAATTCACAATTGAATTGAATTTTGACGAATAATAGACCTAGatgattataaagagaaatatcAAATTTTAAATGGTTCGTATACAAACAGAGCACGAAAAATTTGGCTACCACCACCAAAATGTAGAGAAGTTAAATACAGGATTGAAACAAAACCCATTTTCTACCAGTAATCAGATCATATTGATTCGACAAGCCTCAAACTACAATTACACCATGCATTATGTGCCGTCTTCATTATTAGTCATATGTAGGACATAAACAAAACCAGAACTTAGCTTTTGCTTTAAGTTACCAGCAGGATCCAACATAACAGAGCAATATTAAAACCATGAATTCCTTTGCCAGCAAACAAACAAAAGATAAAACATCGAATAAGTTTTCAATCAGAATCTATTTTTTCGCAAAAGGGTCCTACATACAACAAATAAGGATACATCAAGCTTTAGAAGATACGGTTCAGTCAATGAAACAAAAAATGGGTGTATAACAATGAAAAACAGACATTTCCATAAAGCCCTTATTTTACTGTCAACGCACAATATTCAGGCTAAAAACTGGCCAAATCTTAAGTTGATAAAGATAAATGTTACTTAAATTTTCTAAAGATACAGAAAAAATACAAGGTATTTACCGCTTTTCGAAGACGCTGAGAAACGTGAAAAACCGTTTTAAGTTGATCGTGATGCAAAAGACAGAGAATCCTAAGCTGCAAATCGCAAAGCATAATGTCCTTGGTGAATGATTCAAAACAGATAGACTATTGCAGTTTCAAAGTAAATAAGCAATACAAAAACATCTATATCTAAAGCAAAACTAGCGAAACCCTGCATAGGGTACTACacaaaaaagaataaagaaaaaaaaaacttaatcCAGACGATTGCCCGTGACAAGTTTCAATCAAATTGGGGGAAAATATAAACAAAACATAACGCATTCTGAAACATTATTTTACATCTCGATGCGACCGGAGTTACCAAAATATTCACAGTTGGGCCAGGAAAAACAACGGAAATAACCCCCCTTAAAAGGAAGGGTTTCTCCCACGATTTTGCTTTAGAAATGTCAAAAACTTGTCCAATGTGGTCGTCTAAATCTTCCACTACTAATTGTGGACAAAATCTACATGAATGTATGAAACTAAAccgaatagatttttgaaaaaaattgaatcaaaaactcaagatttaccagaagatcaactggcagggACTCCAGACGAGATTCAAGCTGAGAATCTTGGGCTTCATCTTGAGGCGTGGGGGTCTTTGGCGTAACAGGGGTAGAAGGGTTGTTGGGGAAGAAGAACATTTTCTTTTGAGGGGACGCCAAATGTACTTTGCTTTCCTCGCCCGTTGCTGCCGCATTTGCCGCTCCCTTTTCTCCTGAACTGTTACTACTGCCATTAATCTTAGCATAATCAACGACCAAAACCCTCTTCCTCCCAATGGCTGTGCACGAAGAAGCCCTAGTGTTAATGCGCGCATCCCTTAGCTGTGCAAGCGCGCCGGGCTTCAAATACTTACTGTTGCTGTTGCCGTAATTATTATGCTTCATCCTTGACATTTCTTTTTTTCTGCCACAAGGAaaataaagagaagaagaagaagaaaagattttTTTAGGTTTTCTGACGGCTCGCCACTCCTCCATGCCAATAAACCCAATCAAGTTTTCAGCCTTTCGGGGCTGGCCATTTTGAGAGAGGATTGGCGGTGCTGTGATTTGATCCGTGGACCTGCTCTCCTGCATTATGAACTTGTTTTTCACAAGGCGTGCAATGGCATTGCTGGGTTTCGAACACTATATCTCACTGTTCTCAAAAGGGCTTGAAAACGATGAGAGCGCCAGAAAAAAGGCGCCATTTTTTAACATAACAAACTATATAACTCAAATTAACTCCCGCTTAAGTGATGGGTATATTTATAAGTGGGAAAATGGGAATTTACACACAGTTGCAGGCGCTTGCACTTGCGTTTCTCTTACCACGTCTTTTCCCAATTTATTACAAGCCCTAAATTTAGGCGTTCGTGCGCTTGAAATACGGTTTTTTATTTGCCGCCATTCCGAAATCCAAGTGCCTTAATTGGCTGGAATAACTGGTGTACGGAAGTGAGCATTTAACCCTAATAGCTTGGAATAAATCTTAACCGGCCAATTCCCTAGATATCTGAACCACTTTGCGTTTCATCTTTTTTCGAAATGCAGGGCTCGTCTTGGGCCGTGTCAGTCAATTTAATACAATTTTTGAATAATTGTAAAGGAAATAATTTTTTGAAATTATATCGTTTTGTTAAGGTTTAAGTTTGTAGGtttttttcttcatatttatgTCAAAGGTATTTTATTTTCTAAGTTGTGCTCATGGATCAACAATTGAGTCTATTGAAACAATCTACCATGATTTAAATAATCATGTTCTATGTGTTCTATCATGTAGTTTTGTTTGTGCATGTGAAAAGCGAGAAGATTCATGGAATAGCAATTCAATGGAATCTATAAGCAAGATTTTGTGGTAGATCTCCTACTCTTGGTCTATATTACTACAAATATTTTCACCGTGTAAGAGATCAAGATGAGTATTAAGAAGTTGGGTGTTGGCAAAGCAAAAAACTTGGTTGAGCTTCAAGCAGAGTATCTCAAGTGGAGCATAAAACCCCTTCCACCACACATTACGAAAATTTTCAACATCATCACCCAACAAGGGTTCCCTAAGGATTGGACAACTAATCTAGCCATAGCTCTTTTCAAGAGTGGTGATATCAATAACCCCTTCAATTACATGACAATACTAATTAATCATATGTTTACAAAACTATTTGTTagcatgatagaaaatagaattagcattcttgagttcattttcaataatttactttggcagaaagcttgtagtcagtgaggctctttagtgatgagcagtatgctctaggcagtgtgccttcctgcaagtgcaggcccctgttttATGTTATAtcatttcatatggccagtgaactgatattgtgggtcacaaatcccaccgtggtttttcctcattgaggttttccacgtataaattatgtgtgttatggtgttcatttgtgtggatggtttatttactttttgttatatgcttatttatttattggtacatacatgcatggtttagaaagttaaagattgttgattccggcagaacactgattcaccacccccccccccccccctctcagtgttctcagatcccaacaaaaCAAGGGTGCCCTCTATCTCCTACCTTGTTTGGCTTATATATTGACAAGCTGGAGAAGTCGTTAAACATGCAAAATGGTGAGGGTATTTTATTGGAAGAGTTTGTGATGAGGTTGCTTCTTTATGAGGGTGATCTCATATTGATTGCTAAATATCCCCTTGGTTTGCAAGAGCATTTAGTTGCCCTTGAGCATTTTTGTAGCATGGTGTCGATGCAAGTTAATATCAACAAGACGAAATTCATGGTTTTCTCTTATAGAAGAAAACAAAATCAGCATAAGTTTTATTTTCAAGGCTGTATTCTTGAAGAAGTTAAATATTATAAATATCTCAAAATTGACTTCAACAAAAATCTAAATTGGGAAGGTTGCAGAAAGAAAAGAACTTTAGGAggttggaaagcattttatgctcttCAAAATAGATGTAGAGAAGCAAAGCTATGGGATTGGATCATCATTCATACTTTTTCGGGCTTTTAGTGTTGTTGGATGTTCTCTATGGGTGTATATTAGGGGCGAATAGTACCTCAGTCTCCCAGTGGAAgcaaattgagagaaatcaaaaatatttgatcacaagcaagttcaaaattaaaagtaAAGTTCCCTATGATATCATGTTAAGTGAAACGGGAGCTTCTCCTATTGAAGCAATTATTATGGGGCATCTCATAAGCTATCTAAAAAGAACCAAGCAAATAGAAGAAGGCAGATGGCCTAAGGTTGTCTTTAATGACATATTGTTGTGGAGCagaaaaatggaaccaagtagctaagacctaatcccactctcatgtacatacattggaatacgaaagagcctagggagatatctcactttgactacttgtagagaagagagagtcaaggaatatctctgagggtttatattcctttgttgtaatgaagAATATACATGCCTTGGTCCCTGTCTGCACAAGAAGCTAGAACTCTAGATCTAGGATCCTTAGGGCCTGAAATGCAAAACTACCATGGAAAACTACAAAACTATgtggaccaaggtgccacgccctggtccttGTGAACTAAGACCAAATTATGAGGCTAGGTCTATGTTTGTGTCTTTTGTCAGTTCCTGAAATCATGCGTGCGTCGGATAATGTATTGCTATTGACTATTTGTaaaggtggaaaccaccaaaataagggattttgccttagtcaaatcccttattttggtggtttccacctttacaaatagtcaataatgtactgaaaatgtgtgtgcaagaatcttatgtgtatgcaagatcctaaacgAAAGTGATaaagaatctagagttctaccctacactttggagagaaaaccctaaacacttgtaaatgcaaatgtaaatgcttcaaatcatggATGAACTAAGAGATCTAAAGCACGAATGTAAATCTACAaatgaagcttatacaaagacatgtaaataacatgaaaccataccaaaccctaagggagaggtacaagccaatcaacagttgatgatctcctattattcttcaatgtcttcaaagctcctaattgatgttgagaatgcttgatttgttgttgtagacttcatataacctgcactttcacttcacaagaggctccttccaAATTTCTAGATCTGGatccctcaaatgaggaaaggGAAGACTATATAtaggaaaccctaactttgttttcaaCTTTAGGTTGACCTAGAATCAATAATTTTTTACAAATCTCtggatttaaatattaaaatgccgccaaaacatgctcccaaaattcagggagaaaaagtcaggaccaggTAGCTAGCTACCTGGTCTGACCAacctttttgccaaatttttggggaagcaaatGATTGTGATTCTAAAGTGAATCCCAAAAGGATATGGAAATTTACGATATCTAGGTATGTGAAATcgagccttgaaggtcaaaataggacatagtTAGGGTATTTtatgaaatgatttattggaggaataaaataaaaagggacacTCTTaatgtaaagggcccaattttatgatgtgtagagtgataaaagaaatcattagatttaatttaattaattaattaaatgcttaaagagaatttgaaatgcaccacccaattaagggtgtacaatttacaacgctacatttatcccccactttagcggtcatatgacactgcgtgcatatgcaagctaaagtacaaaaaagtaaacatttcaCGAAAAAGGATAAAACCATAAGGTGTCGAACAAAGCCCCCAACAGTATCTACAGTACACTATTAGGAAcagcaccctacaaaaccactggGTGAttacctaagcgtggaattgtaccacccaattaagggtgtacaatttacaacgctacatttatcccccactttagcagtcatatgacactgcgtgcatatgcaagctaaagtacaaaaaagtaaacatttcatgaaaaaggataaaACCATAAGGTGTCGGACAAAGCCCTCAATAGTATCTACAGTACACTATTAGGAAcagcaccctacaaaaccacttgttagataaaatcacaaaatcacctaattcttactagggAAATGataaaattcgagggtagctatatgcccccctgttttgacttgcttattagtgaggtgaaactgggtatcatgtttaccacatcgaattgtgatcAAAGGTGATGATAAATGCTCGCAATGAGGCTCAATCAAAGCACATAATGgataatttggtaagaaagagaactgaaTCATGATTCCAATGCCACAAATGGTTTAGATATCTAAgttctctagctcaagatatgaaagATCAAGTAGAAAAGAAAAAATTAGGTTTTCGAAAAAGAGaaaagtgcatacctcataaatagtgaaaatgacactttcaaatttatcattttctcactttttgtcttaTTTGCGACAGAAGAGCCCACATAGCACTCATGATGCCTCAAAGACGACCCAAGATGCCCATCCTATGGCAGCCTATCATTGTTGATCAGCCGCTTGACGAGGTGAGTCTATTGAACTACCTTCGTACTTTTCGTTGACTTTATGTTGACTTAGGTTTGACTTTCTAGTGTCGAGGAAAGACTGATTTCATATGTGCCCACGGAAGGGCGCCATGGTTCcaactgggcaccctagtcctcccaaGGCGCCCTATTCCTTCCATGGCATCCTGGTCCCCAGATAGGGTGACCAAGGGCTAACACGGGACTAGGCTTttgatgttgaattgattgattgaatgataatgATTGTCAATTGTTTAATTTTGTAAAAACTATCCTATATGCGAGAGCACACTATCAGACATACATATCAAAATTTGCGGAGCCAAATTCCCCGATTGTCTCAGGATGACAGAGAGTTGCTTAAGGTAGTAGGGTTGTGGTACATATGTAACATGTCATCCATGAAGTACCATCCAACGATGCTCATGGCACTCATGGAGAGATGGGACATAGACACCTCCACATTTGTCCCACTAAtgagagagatgacagtcacacttgAGGACGTGTACCGCATACTGAGGCTTCCCATCAAAGGACATACGATGAGATATTAGATATTTCGTTCGTCATCTTCTTTTAGGAGAGAGAAGATGTACTGCATTGGGTGGCTCGTGCCCAATGAGACTAGAGGGCAGATTATGATTCACTAGCTACTACATCCTATCAGTGCCATTCCACTCGTGAGGAGACTCGTGATATCCACAGTGGGGCTAGCCATATGCCCTGGTGGACGAGGCAttcacatgcatgggggtctcacttaTGCTATCCGAGCAATGGAGGAGCGACAGACAGTGTTCTCCTAGGGACGGAGCATGTTGGCCCATCTCTACCATGGCTTAGGAGAGCATGTCTACGGCGAGggatgtagtttgatgacatgcaccctTATATAGgtttggatgtttgagcatatcacaTGCACTAGGCTAGCGCGAGTACCAATTGATGTTGGTTTAGAGGACCCCAAAGCATATGCATACCCGCTTACCAAACCATGGCAAAATGGTGACTTAATGTATTGGAGGATTTTGATTGATAGATTAAGATCAGATGTCATCACATGTAGGCCATACCGGCACATGACCACATGGTCGGGCCAGCGCCATCAACTTTGCCTTATGTAGAGAAATCGTTACCTTGAAGGGTGCCACAACTATATCATAGTCTCATTCTACTTCGACCTATTTAGGTGGTAGTTTGGGTTAGAGTAGGGCATTCCATTAGTTGTGTCGATCTTTGTACACCACTCTCAAGTGATCGTgagattgggagcagttcttaggCCTTCCAATGATGAGATTGAGATGATAGATTCAGATGATTCCGATCGAGATGTCGTGGTCCCCTTTAATGATGATATGGGAGCTCACTGcaagtacatcacatggtggggcaTGACTTACCCTAGAGTCGTATTTCATTTAGACTATCTTAGGGGTAATCCTAGGCCATGGAGGTGATTAGCTAGCTCCACTAGTGAGGATCACGAGACATTCGAGGACCTGAGTGACAGAGACACGGTGGATCACCAGGATGAGAGAGAGGAGGAGTAGAGAGAACAATGAGAgatggaggatgatgatgatggtgatggagaTATCGGTGGGGAGGGAGGTCaaggtggggatgatgaggatgatgatctaGAGGAAGGAAGAGAGGGTGAGTGAAGAGaataggtggaggagagggagaga is part of the Cryptomeria japonica chromosome 10, Sugi_1.0, whole genome shotgun sequence genome and harbors:
- the LOC131069417 gene encoding F-box protein At4g35930 isoform X2; this translates as MQESRSTDQITAPPILSQNGQPRKAENLIGFIGMEEWRAVRKPKKIFSSSSSLYFPCGRKKEMSRMKHNNYGNSNSKYLKPGALAQLRDARINTRASSCTAIGRKRVLVVDYAKINGSSNSSGEKGAANAAATGEESKVHLASPQKKMFFFPNNPSTPVTPKTPTPQDEAQDSQLESRLESLPVDLLALVARQCYFNYTTPDRSRQEMLRLTTPRPDEHWPFLDGVGFTKCPLTPKAPRHDQRPPLRLSLAEMRQISASLFQGPSSRLYRTKPPGLPRPGSRYLPSHRVLFNEDELCQAVSQNTLR
- the LOC131069417 gene encoding F-box protein At4g35930 isoform X1, with the translated sequence MQESRSTDQITAPPILSQNGQPRKAENLIGFIGMEEWRAVRKPKKIFSSSSSLYFPCGRKKEMSRMKHNNYGNSNSKYLKPGALAQLRDARINTRASSCTAIGRKRVLVVDYAKINGSSNSSGEKGAANAAATGEESKVHLASPQKKMFFFPNNPSTPVTPKTPTPQDEAQDSQLESRLESLPVDLLLRILCLLHHDQLKTVFHVSQRLRKAALVARQCYFNYTTPDRSRQEMLRLTTPRPDEHWPFLDGVGFTKCPLTPKAPRHDQRPPLRLSLAEMRQISASLFQGPSSRLYRTKPPGLPRPGSRYLPSHRVLFNEDELCQAVSQNTLR